The Methanopyrus kandleri AV19 DNA segment ACGGTAGAGGTGGAAGTCTCAAGGGAAGTCGTACGCTCGGGATCGATGGAAATCGACCTCGATCCCGCGGATCCGGATCTGGTGGCGGTGGTTGCGGATGTGAGGGCTACTGGACTCATCGCGAACCTCACCGGCTTACGACCGGAGCGCCGAGGATTCCACGCCCTGTTCGCTTTCTCGGGTGAGTTACCCGCTCGAGTACGGAAGAGGGTGGTAAGCAACCTGGACGTGTTCAGAGAATGTTGTCCGTGTGCCCTATTGGAGATCGGTGACGTGAAGCTGAGGTTTCTAGGAGGTCGACAGGTGTTCGATGAAAGGTCCAGACTGTCGTATACGGACGTCCTCGCCGTCAGGGACGGGAAGCCGATAGCATCTGCATGGAGGCCGGCGTCCAGAAGCGTCATCTCTAAGTTGGGGGCCAGGTGAGGGACCGTGGTGGGGACAGTCAGAGAGCTTCCGACGCTGTTTTGCGAGTCGGTCGCACTGGAGGTACTCTCCGGGCCGAAACCAGGGTTGGTGGATCCCATCTCTCCTAGCTCCCACGAGGACATGGGGCCCCGTGAGTTCCTCGCGTGCCTTCCGGAGCTTCGAAGGTGTCTCGAGGAGGCCCTAGAGCTGGGGATAGACGGTGAACCCGTAGACGAGTTGATCCGGTCCCTTCCCGCGTGGAACGTGGACGTGATAACAGCTTCTGGCGGACCTAACTCCGTGCGTGGGATAGTGTTCCTCGGGTCAGTGTACTGCTACTCGGCTGGGCTCGAAAACGACCCGTTCCCGTTCGGCCGCATCCGCGTCGTCGGGAGAAGGTGTACGGAGGCCCTCTGGAACCGGTCGGAAACCAAGTGCGGGCGAATCCGGATCAAGGAGCGATTGGCCGGTGTCTTCGGCGAGGTGGCCTCCGGAATGGCTACGGCTCGGGGGGTATCCTTGCCGGTCCTACGGGCCACGCTGCGGGCGGGAAGGCCCCTCGAAGAGGCCGTGATACACTCGGTACTGGCCTGCATGTCAACGTTAGAAGACGCCGGGATCCCCCGGAAACTGCGTAATTGGGTGAAACGAAGGGCGTCGGAAGTTCTACGCGCTGGAGGCCCGTTCACCGAACGGGGTCGCGCGGAGCTGCACAAATTCGTGCACGAGTGCGCCGAACGTGGGGTGAGTCCCGGTGCCTCGGCCGACGTCACGGTCGTTGGACTCGTCCTCCTACTTGCGAGGTGGGGGAGGGACATCGTATCCCCGTATCGTGATCCTCCGCGGAGGTGGAGTGGCGGAGCTGTTGAACGGAACTCTCAGGCTTCTGATACGGTCGGACGGAACCCGGGCGGTCGCGTCCGCGGGAGACGAGAAGTTCTTAAAGGCTGACGAAGCTGAGGTCCGCAGGGAGTTAACACCCTTCGAAGCTTACCGGAAGATATGCAAGAAACTGGACGCGTCTGTTGTCGAGCCACCCGAAGATGTAGGACATCCCGTCGATCCTGAGGTGGGATATCGGGTCCTGGAACTCTTGGAGAGCCTGTGGGACTCGGGGTTCAGGCGCTTGGGTGTCTTGGGGACCGTCGGGTGCGGTGCGCCCCTCCACGACATCGAGGTCGGGAATCCGGTCGGGTGGACTAGCGTTCGGGTCTCGAACCCAGGCTCAGATCTCGACCTCGTGGCCCCCCACCGAGATTACTTATTGGAGATGTCACTGTCTGGTTTCGAAACTGTAAAGCGTTTCGCGGACCGTGTGATAATGTCTCCCGCGGCATTCACTGGGTTTACAGTTCCCAGAGTCGAAGTCCGGTTACCCAGGGGGTGTTAACTTGACGGAAAAACTTGACAGTGTGTTACCCAAAACCTCACAAGGTTCGAACTTGAACGATCTGAAGAACCTCCGCGATGCGCTGGATAAGTTTTCCGAGATCGAGCCGGATCTGGACGTCGAGTCGCTGAAAGCTACGCTGGACGATCTGATCACGCTCATGGAAGAAACAGGCGTGAAAGACGTGAGGGATCTCTGCGAGAAGTTTCTGGACTTCAAGCGTGAAAAGGAGCGGTTGGAAGAGCTCCTCAAGGAGTACTTCAAGCGGTTGGAGGAGTTGGAGCGGAAGCTGCGAGCCCACGAGGAGAAGCTTCGCATCGAGGCCCGTCGTCGTAAGACTCTGGAGAAGGAGTTGGAGATGGAGCGCGACGAGAAGGCCGAGCTGCGGGAGGAGCTACGGCGTAAAGAAGTCATGATCGAGAAGCTCCGTAGCGACCTGCAGCGGATGAAGAAGCCCCCGCTCATCGTGGGTACCGTCGAAGAGATCCTCGACGACGGTCGCGTGATAGTGAAGAGTTCCACGGGTCCGAAGTTCGTCTCGAACGTGAGCCCGACCGTAGACAGAAACGAGCTCGAGCCGGGTGCTAACGTGGCCCTCAACCAGCAGAGCATGGCCGTGGTGGACGTGTTACCGTCGGAGAAAGACTCACGTGTACTGGCGATGGAGGTGGACGAGTCACCCGATGTGTCGTACGACGATATCGGCGGTCTGGACGAGCAGATCCGCGAGATCCGAGAAGTCGTGGAGAAGCCGCTCAAGGAGCCCGAGCTGTTCGAGAAGGTCGGTGTCGAACCGCCGAAGGGTGTCCTACTGTACGGTCCACCGGGCACCGGTAAGACCCTGCTGGCCAAAGCCGTGGCGAACCACGCCGACGCCACCTTCATCCGGCTCGCCGCGCCGGAATTGGTCCAGAAGTTCATCGGCGAAGGTGCTAGACTGGTGCGGGAGCTGTTCGAACTCGCACGCGAGAAGGCTCCGAGTATTATCTTCATCGACGAGATCGACGCGATCGGTGCCCGGCGAATGCGGGACGCGACGAGCGGAGACCGCGAGGTCCAGCGCACGCTCACCCAGCTGCTCGCGGAGATGGACGGCTTCGATCCGCTCGACGACATCAAGGTCATCGCGGCCACGAACCGGAAGGACATCCTGGACCCGGCCTTGCTGCGACCGGGTCGGTTCGACAGGCACATTAAGATCCCGCTACCGGACGAGGAGGGCCGGTACGAGATCTTCAAGATCCACACGCGCGACATGAACTTGGCCGAGGACGTCGATCTCCAGAAGCTGGCGAAGATCACCGAGGGTGCCTCAGGTGCGGACATCAAGGCCATATGTACCGAGGCTGGTATGATGGCTATACGCGAGGACCGTGACATTGTCACCATGGATGACTTCCTGAAGGCCGTGGACAGGGTCATGGGTAAGAAGGAAGAAGAGAGCGGAGAGTTCAAGCGCGCGTACCACTGATGCGGACTCCCCGACCTTCCACCAACAATCCCCTCCCCAGGATGACGAGGCGGTTGCTGGCGGACCCGACAGGGATG contains these protein-coding regions:
- a CDS encoding triphosphoribosyl-dephospho-CoA synthase; the encoded protein is MGTVRELPTLFCESVALEVLSGPKPGLVDPISPSSHEDMGPREFLACLPELRRCLEEALELGIDGEPVDELIRSLPAWNVDVITASGGPNSVRGIVFLGSVYCYSAGLENDPFPFGRIRVVGRRCTEALWNRSETKCGRIRIKERLAGVFGEVASGMATARGVSLPVLRATLRAGRPLEEAVIHSVLACMSTLEDAGIPRKLRNWVKRRASEVLRAGGPFTERGRAELHKFVHECAERGVSPGASADVTVVGLVLLLARWGRDIVSPYRDPPRRWSGGAVERNSQASDTVGRNPGGRVRGRREVLKG
- a CDS encoding proteasome-activating nucleotidase yields the protein MEELLKEYFKRLEELERKLRAHEEKLRIEARRRKTLEKELEMERDEKAELREELRRKEVMIEKLRSDLQRMKKPPLIVGTVEEILDDGRVIVKSSTGPKFVSNVSPTVDRNELEPGANVALNQQSMAVVDVLPSEKDSRVLAMEVDESPDVSYDDIGGLDEQIREIREVVEKPLKEPELFEKVGVEPPKGVLLYGPPGTGKTLLAKAVANHADATFIRLAAPELVQKFIGEGARLVRELFELAREKAPSIIFIDEIDAIGARRMRDATSGDREVQRTLTQLLAEMDGFDPLDDIKVIAATNRKDILDPALLRPGRFDRHIKIPLPDEEGRYEIFKIHTRDMNLAEDVDLQKLAKITEGASGADIKAICTEAGMMAIREDRDIVTMDDFLKAVDRVMGKKEEESGEFKRAYH